The nucleotide window CGCACCCGAGCCCGACAGGTGGTACCACACCCCACCGACCTTCGCCCAACCCGTGGCCATCGCACCGCCCTTGGCGGGGTCGAGGTAGTACCACGAGGCGCCGTCCTTGAACCAGCCGGTGGTCCGCTGCCCGGTGGCGCCGGTGTGGTACCAGGTGCTGCCGCTCTTGGACCAGCCGGGGGCCGCAGGCGCGACCGGCGGCTCCTCCGAGGGCTTGTCGGCGGGCTTGTCGATGGACAGGACGTAGGAGATGGTCCGACTGACCAGGGGCAGGCCCCCGGGCTCGTACTCGTAGGCGCACACCAGGGTCAGGTGGGAGTTGCTGGGCTCGGACTCGGGGTAGGCGGCCTCGATGTCCTGGGGGATGTCGAAGGTGAGCGTCCAGGTGCCGTCGTCCTTGACCGTCATGTCCTTGACGATGTCGATGGGGCGATCCCCCTCCTGGCCGCGCGGCCCGCCTCCGAAGTCGAGCTCGCCAAAGGCGACGCGCTGGGCCCGGGGGTGCTGGGCCGCGACCTCTGGGGGCAGGACGCAGCCGGTGCCCGTGAGGGTGGCGGTCCGGCCGGCCTCCAGGACGGCAGAGGGGTCGACGGTGAAGCCCGCCAACTCGCATGCCTCACCCGAGCTGAGACAGCGCTCGTCCGATGGGTTGGGGAGCGCAGCAGAGGCGGGGGCGGCCGCACCGGCAGCGGCGACCGCGAAAGCGCCCAGGGCGCTGAGGGCATGGGTCAGTCTCATGACGATCCTTGATCAGAGTAGGAATCAGGCAGGCCATCACCCGGGGGAACCGGGCGCAGCCCCTCAGAGGATCACCATCGCGCCCATGCCGGTCAAGCACGCCGGAGTCTCAGTTCGCCAACACTGCGGCCCGTGCCCCCGCTGCGCCTGCCCTCAGGAGGTGCTGCGCTCCCAGGGCTCGATGGCCCCGGGGACCACGGTGAAGATCGGATGGGGGTCGGGACTCACAGGCAGGGGCAGGAGCTCGGGGGCTCGGGCCTCCAGCTTGGCACGCAGGTGCTCGGCCTCCAGGCCGATCTGCCCACTGGTGACCGTCAGGCCCACGGCCCCGCACTCCTCCTGGGGCAGGTCGATGCGCGCCGGGTCGAAGCGGTAGCCGCGCCCCACCGCCTCCTGGCGCAGCCCCCACAGGTAGGCGGCGATCGCCGCCCGGGGCTCCCCCGCTGCGCGGAAGCGGTCCAACTGGGGGTGGTTGCGGTAGCCGCGGGTGCGCCCGGCCAGGACCGCCTGGGCCAGCAACGACTCGCGCCAGCAGGCCACCAGCCCGGCCCGATCGAGATAACCCGGGTGCAGGGACCACATCCTCACCGGATCCTCACCCGCCCCTCCTGCCCGGTGCCGACGGCCGGGGCGGGGCTCCCCCACGCCGGGCCGGCACGGCTCGCACCATCAGCACCCTCGCAGCAGCGCTCACAGGAGGCCTCACAGCAGCCCGCAGTCCTCCAGGGTGGCGCGCAGCGCCTCGATCTCCTCGGCGTCGGCCCGCACCAGGGGCAGGCGCAGCTCGGCGCAGGGGATGCGGCCCTGGAGGAGGAGGGCCTCCTTGGCCATGACCGCCCCCTGGCCCCCGCCCATGAGGGCGCGCACCAGGGGGCGCATCCGCTGGGCCACGGCCCGGGCCCCGGCCAGGTCCCCGTCGTCGACCTCGGCGATCATCTCCCGCCAGGAGTGGGCGTCGGCGTGGGCGGCCACCGAGACGACGCCGGAGGCGCCGTGGGCCAGCCAGGCGAAGTTCAGCCCGTCGTCGCCCGAGTAGTACTCCAGGCCGGTGGCCTCCATGCGCTCGAAGCCCTGCTCGACATCGCCCGTGGCGTCCTTGACGGCCAGGATGCGCTCGTGCTCGGCCATGCGGGCCAGGGTGCCGTCCTCGATGCGCACCCCGGTGCGCCCGGGGATGTCGTAGACCATCACCGGCAGGTCGGTGGCCTCGACCACCGCCATGATGTGCCGGTAGACGCCCTCCTGGCTGGGGCGGTTGTAGTAGGGGGCGTTGATGAGCAGGCCCTCGGCGCCGGCCTCCTGGGAGCCCACCCCGTTGCGCACCGCGTGGGCGGTGTCGTTGGAGCCGGCCCCGGCCATGACCATGGCGCGCCCGGCCAGCGCGTCCTTGACCTCCCGGATGAGCTCCTGCTTCTCGGGAAGGTGGGTGGTGGGTGCCTCGCCGGTGGTGCCCGACAGCAGGATCATGTCCGCGCCGTCCTCCACGAGGCTGAGGGCCAGGGCCTGGGCGGCGGGGATGTCCAGCTCACCATCAGGGGTGAAGGGCGTGACCATGGCCACGCCGACGGATCCGAAGCTGCGGGAGGGGACTGCGCTCATGGCTCCAGCCTAACGGCGCAACTCCCCCCGTGCGCCCCTCATGAGCCGGCGACCCCGCGGGAGAGGACGGCTGGAGTGGAGGTGCGGGCACCGTCATGACGCCCGGTGAGCAGTCCGCCTCCATGCGACGCAGGCGCAGGTTGTCCTCGCTAGGCCGAGCATCCCGTTGAGCATGCGGCCATGAGGCGCTCCAGGACGAGCTCTCGAGCACGCCGGGCCAGCCGGGGTCCCTCCAGGCCGAGGATGCCGTGGCAGGAGCCGGCGAGGAGCGCGGCCTCCGTGGGCACCCCGCTGCGCGTCAGGGCCTGGGCGAAGGCCAGAGCCTCATCCATGAGCGGGTCGCACTGGTTGACGAGGAGAAAAGTGGGCGGGAAGCCCACCAGGTCGGCCTGCCGGCCCGGGGCAGCGTAGGTATCGGCCCGTGCGCCACCGAGGTAGGCGGCCCACGACGCGGTGGCGTTGGGCAGATCCCAGACGGGGGTATGCGCAGCACCGCGCATCGAGACGGTGTCCAGGCGGTCATCCAGGACCGGCTCCACAAGAACCACCCGGTCAGGCAGCGCCTCCCGCGCATCGCGGCAGCGCAGGACCACTCCCGCAGCCAGGCAGCCACCCGCAGAATCCCCGTAGATCACGCGGCGCGCCTCGGGGTAGCGCTCCGCCGCCCACCTCCAGGCAGTCAGGCAGTCCTCCATTGGCGCAGGGTAGGGGTGCTCAGGAGCCAGCCGATAGTCAGGGCTGACAACCACCGCCCCGGTGCGTGCGGCCATCCGGGCGTTCCAGGCATCGTCATACCTGGCTCGGCCCGCCACGAAGCCTCCCCCATGGATGGACACGACCACAGCGCCGGCAGGCGTGTCAGGGGTGTGGATCCTCAGCTCCAGATCATCCGGCCCCGCCGAGCCCGCAGAGCCAGGCGGGGTCGGCACATGCAGGACAGTGCGGGTCACGCCCCGGGGCGGCTCGGCCTCCTGGTCGAGGAGGTGCGCGCCGGCCTCCCTCATCGCCACCGGATCCCAGGCCGTCTGCGGGGGTGCCGAGGCGAGAGCCTCGGCCACCTGCGCGTCCAGCGGGGGCGGAAGGGCCCGGTCAGCCGCGATCATGACACCACCTCCCGCAGGAAGGCCTCACAGGACCGGTAGAAGCCGCCCGCCTGATCGCGGCGCACGCAATGCGAGGCCCCAGGCACGAGGACGGTACGGAGGCGAGCGTTTCCCAGGGCCCGGACCGAGGCCAGGCCCCCCTTGCCGAGCAGCGCATCCCGGCCATCAGAGGTGAGGACCAGGGTGGGCACACTCAGGGTGCTGGCGGTCCCCCTCCACGAGCCACGCGGCGCTACCTCTCCGGTGCGGAGGAAATCCCGATCGACCTGGATCTTGCCCTGCAGCCACCCACAGGCCTCGTCGATCTCCCAGCCCGGGTAGGACCTGCGGTTCTCGGCCAGGGCGCGAGCCGGATCGGCGGCGATCCGCTCCATGCGCTCGACCATCGCCTCGGCGCCGCGCCGGTAGTCCTCCTCCTGCTGGGCATCGAGCCACGCCGGATCCTCCACAATGAGGGCATCCACAAGGTCCGGACGGGCAGCCGCCACAGCGGCGCACACCGCCCCACCCATCGAATGCCCCATGAGAGTGCGGAAGGCGTGGGGCTCGTGGACTCGACGGGACTCCAGTAGGCGGATGAGGTCGTCGACCATGGTGGACATCGGGTCGACCAGCTGCTCAGGGGTGAAGCGCGGGGATAGGCCATGCCCACGGGCATCCAGGCAGGTGACGTCGTAGACGCCCCTCCAGCGCCGGAGCACCCCCGATAGCGAGGCGGCGTTGTCGGTGACGCCATGGCACGCGAGCAGTTGAGGCGCGCCGGCCTGGTGCGCCCGGGCCCACGCGATCGGCGGAGTGCTCATGCCTTCTCCCATGAGCCCTCGTGTGAGCCCTCGTGGAGCTCCTGCTCGCGTCCCGGACAGGGGAGGGTGGGCGTGCTCGCCCCGAGGGCTGCGGCCTCCTCGCCGCCGACTCGCACGGGTGGGGCCCCACAAGCGGCACCACTGAGCACCTGGGCCACCGCACCGGGCACGGCTGCTCGGCTCTTGATCGGGTATGCGGACTGCCGCACGTCACCTCACCCTTCTTTGCACCGCCCCGTGCTTCCATGCGGGGAACTCGGGACTCCGGCCCACCCATCGGGACGCCTCCGCCCCTTCTTCTACCCCATGGAGCAACGGATGCACCCCATGGCCTTCATCACAGTGGTCGTGCCGGAGCGGCCTGGTGCGGAGCAGCGCCAGCCAGTGGCGAAGCCCGCTCCTCCCCTGGGGCAGAGGCCTGTCCGCGCAGGCCGGCCCCGGAGGGCTGCGCCCCGGTTAGGCTCGCACCATGACCTCCACGCCCGATCCGCAGGAGCGACCCTCCGTCTTCGACGCCGACCCCATCGCCGGGCTCGATGCCCGCACCGGGGGCCTGGAGAGCCCCAGCCGCGGCGCCCACGAGCACGGGGAGCCCGGTGCGGGGAGGTCCTCGGCCGGGGGCTTCGTGCGCCCGGCCCGCAACGAGGACCTGCCGCAGATCGGCAAGATCCATGCGGTGACGATGCGGGCCAGCCTGGAGGCCGCCCACGACTCGGCGCATGGCTCACCCCTGCCCGAGGGGGTGCGCGCCATGATCAGCGCCCCGGTCATCACCGAGGGGTGGCGCGAGGCGGTCACCTCCCCGCCAACCCCGCAGCACCGGGTGCTCGTGGCGACCCAGGACGGTCAGGTCGTCGGGCTGCTGGGGATGGCCCCCACCCGGGCCGCCGACGGCGAGGAGCCCAGGCCCGGCGCGCCTACCGGGGCAGGTGACGACGGCGCCAATCCGGGTGGGGCTCAGGAGGCGCAGGAGACGGCGGCGGAGATCACGGCCCTGGGGGTCGCCCCCGAGCACCAGCTGCACGGGCACGGCTCCCGCCTCCTGGCCGCGGCGGTGGACCTGGCCCGCCAGGACGGGGCCAGCGCCCTGGTGGCCTGGTCGGTGCGGGGGGATGAGTCCCTGACCCGCCTGCTCCAGGCCGTGGGCATGGCGCCCACCGGCGCCCACCGCCGGCTGCCCGTGGGCCAGGGCGTGACCGAGGACTGCTGGGCCGCCTCCCTGTAGGGCGTACCCCGGCGGGCTACAGGTCAAGCAGGGCGTCCAGCCCGATGGTCAGGCCGGGGCGGCGGCCCACCTCGCGCACGGCCAGGACCACCCCGGGCATGAAGCTGGCGCGGTCGAAGGAGTCGGTGCGGATGGTCAGCTGCTCCCCGGGATTGCCCAGGACGACCTCCTCATGCGCCGTCAGTCCCCGCAGGCGCACCGCGTGGACGTGGATGCCGTCGATGACGGCGCCGCGCGCCCCGTCGGGATCGACCCGGGTGGCGTCGGGCACGGGCCCCAGGCCGGCCTCGGCGCGGGCGGCGGCCAGGCGCTGGGCGGTGGCCACGGCCGTGCCCGAGGGGGCGTCGACCTTGCCGGGGTGGTGGAGCTCGATGATCTCGGCGGACTCGAAGTAGCGGGCCGCCTTGGCGGCCAGGCTCATCGCCAGGACTGCGGACAGGGCGAAGTTGGGGGCGATGAGCACGGCCCGGCCGCGGGCCTCGGGGCGCTCCAGGTGGGTGCGGATGCGCCCGTAGGACTCCTCGTCCCAGCCGGTGGTGCCCACCACCACGTCGCATCCGGCGTCGACGGCGGCGCGGACGTTGGCCTCGGTGACGTCGGGCACGGTGAAGTCCACGGCCACCTGGGCGCCGCCCAGGTGCTCGGCGTCGATGGGGTCGCCGGCGTCCAGGCGGGCGACGAGCTCCAGGCCCTCGGCCTCCTCCACGGCCCGGCAGACGGTCGATCCCATGCGCCCGGCGGCGCCCAGCACGGCTACGCGAATGCTCATGGCTCCACCCTAGCCGCCCGCCCCGCCCAGGCCGCCCGATCATCCACGGGACGGTCGTCGGGGTGCCGCTGTTGTCCTGCCCGAGGGCGGCCACCGCTCAGGAGCCGCCGGGCGGGCGCCGGCCCGCGCCTCAGGCGGCCGGCCCCACCAGGACCCGGGCGCGCCTCTGGGCCACCAGCCAGGCGGCGAGCTCGCGCACCTCCTGGGCGGTGACCTCCCCCAGCAGGCGCAGATTCTCCTCCATGGAGCGCAGGCGCCCGGTGACCACCTCGGCACGGCCCAGGCGGCCCATGCGCGCCAGGGAGTCCTCCCCGCCCAGCACCATGGCACCCCGGATCTGCCCACGGGCACGGGCCATCTCCCGGTCGGTGGGACCCTGCTCGGCCAGCTTCTCGAACTCCCCGATCATCACGGCCGCGACCTCATCGACATGATGGGGCGCACACCCGGCATACAGGCCGAAGGCGCCCGCCCCGGCATAGGAGGTGTCGAAGGCATAGGTGGTGTAGGCCAGGCCCCGCTTCTCGCGCACCTCCTGGAACAGGCGCGAGGACATGCCCCCGCCCAGGATCGTGGTGAGCACGCTCATCGCCCAGCGCCGCTCATCGCGCACCGCGATCCCCTGGCAGGTCAGGTAGAGGTGGGACTGCTCGGCGTCCCGCTCAACGGTGACATCCTCCACGCTCAGGGGCGCCGGAGGCTCGACCTCGAAGCGCCGGGGACGGGGCGCTACCAGTGAGGCCACATCCCAGCCCCCCGCAGCCAGGTCGGCGGCCACCCGCTCGCAGACCTCGTCATGGTCCACCGCCCCGGCCACCGCCACCACCAGGGCATCGGAGGCGTAGGTGCGCCGGTAGTGCTCCCACACGGCCTGGCGGGGCACGGCGGCCACCGTCTCAGGGGTGCCGCCGATGGGCCGGCCCAGGGGCGTTCCGGCGCCGAAGGCGGCCCGCGCGAAGGCCTCCTGGGCCACGTCGGCAGGATCGTCAGCGGCGTCGGCCAGCTCGGAGATGATGACGCCGCGCTCGGTCTCGACCTCCTGGGGGTCCAGGAGGGAGGAGGTGACCATGTCGGTGACGACGTCGAGGGCCTCCATGGCGTCGGGGGCCAGGACGCGGGCGTAGTAGGAGGTGTGCTCCTTGGAGGTGGCGGCGTTGGACTCCCCGCCGATCATGTCGAAGGCCTCGGCGATGGCGTGGGCGCTCCGCGTGGGGGTGCCCTTGAACAGCAGGTGCTCCAGGAAGTGGGTGGAGCCCTCCTGGCCCGGGGCCTCATCACGCGACCCCACCCCCAGCCACAGGCCGATCGCCGTCGAGCGCAGCCCCGGCACCGACTCGGTGATGACCCTCACCCCTCCGGGCAGGATGGAGCGGCGGGTCAGGGCGCCGTCGTCGATGAGCGAGAGCTCCGCGGCCGGATCGCCTGAGGCGGCGCGGGGCAGCTCCACCTCGGCGTAGTCGGTGGAGGAGGCGGTGCCGGGGGCGCGCAGGGGCGCGCCGGCCCCGGGACGGGAGTCGCTGGCTGAGTTGGTCACCGGCAGAGCCTAACGGCTCAGCCCCTGCGCCGGCTCGGGGTGGAGCCGGCGCAGGGGCTGAGCGGGATCGGGCCCGGGATCAGGCGGAGTCGCCCTCGCGCAGGGGCGTGCGCTCGCCGGCGGAGCCGGCGGCCTCGCTGGTGAGTCGGTTCACGGTCTCCTCGATGCGGGAGCCCACCGCCTCATCGATGCTCTTCCAGTACCACAGGGCGCGCTCGAGCACCTCGGGGCGCTCGATCTGGGCCAGGCCGCCCGCGACGGTGTCGACCAGGCGCTGGCGCTGGGCCTCGGTGAAGACCTCGCGCACGAGGATCCCGGCCTGGGAGAAGTCGTCGTCGTCCTCGCGCAGGGTCTGGGCGGCCAGGACCATCTCGCCGTCAGCCTCCCACCCGTTCTCCAGGCGGCCCTGCTCATCAGCGTAGGGCCGCCCGCCGGAGTTCGCGGCGTAGGTGGGCTGGGCCCCGGAGTGGAAGTAGCGCATCGGCCCGTCGAAGGTGTAGGTGTTGGAGGCCTCGCGCACCTCGGGCAGGGGCTGGTTGACCGGGATCTGGTCATGGTTGACCCCCAGGCGTGCGCGCTGGGCGTCGGCGTAGGCGAAGACGCGGGCCAGCAGCATGCGGTCGGGGGAGAACCCGATGCCCGGGACGATGTTCGACGGCGCGAAGCTCGCCTGGTCGATCTGGGCGAAGAAGTTCTCCGGGTTCTCGTTGAGGGTCAGCGTGCCGACCTCGATGAGCGGGTAGTCGGCGTGGGGCCAGGTCTTGGTCAGGTCGAAGGGGTTGATCCGGTAGGTCTTGGCCTCCTCGTAGGGCATGACCTGGATGGACAGCTTCCAACTGGGGTAGTCCCCGCGCTCGATGGCGTCGAACAGGTCGCGGCGGTGGAAGTCGGCGTCCTGGCCGGCGATCTCCTCGGCGTCCTGGCCCGACCAGTTCTCCACGCCCTGGTTGGTGTGGAAGTGGAACTTGGCCCAGAAGCGCTCCCCCGCCTCATTGATGAGCATGTAGGTGTGGGAGCCGTAGCCGTTCATGTGCCGCCAGGTGCGCGGCAGGCCCCGGTCCCCCATGAGGTAGGTGACCTGGTGGGCGGTCTCCGGGGACAGGGTCCAGAAGTCCCACTGCATGGTCTGGTCGCGCAGGCCCTTGTCCCCCAGGCGCTTCTGGCTGCGGATGAAGTGCGGGAACTTCATGGGGTCGCGCAGGAAGAAGATGGGCGTGTTGTTGCCCACCAGGTCCCAGTTGCCCTCGGTGGTGTAGAACTTCAGGGCGAAGCCGCGCACATCGCGCCAGGTGTCCGGGGAGCCGGCCTCACCGGCGACGGTGGAGAAGCGCAGCAGGGCGCGGGTGCGCGCCCCGGGCTGGAAGAGGGCGGCCTTGGTGTACTTGCTGATGTCGTGGGTGATGACCAGCTCGCCGAAGGCTCCTGCGCCCTTGGCGTGCGGCTTGCGGTCGGGGATGTTCTCCCGGTTGAAGTGGGCCAGGGAGTTGACCAGGTGGTGGTCGTGAAGGAGCAGGGGGCCATCGGGTCCGAGTGTGATGCTCTGGCGGTCGCTGGCCGCGGGGGCCCCGTTGAGCATGGTCGACCCAGAGTCGTCACCCGGATTGATTGGCTTCTCTGACATGTTTCCTCCTTTTTCTAGGTCGCGCCTGATGAGATCACGAGTGGAGGTCAATGGCAAGGGCGCCACGCCCCAGGAGAATGCGAGCAGCGCGAAAGCGCGCGGGCGCCTGAAGAAACACGCCCGGAGCGCGAGGCCTCGCCCCTGCCCTCAAGCATCCGGCACAGGTGCGATACAGCACTCCCGTCTTGCGAAATAACAGACGCGCAAAGGCCCGGGGCCGCCCACGGACACTGCCTATGAGTCAGTGCGTGGGTAGCCCCGGGCCCTCAAGCCCGGGCGCCGCGCTCAGCTCAGGCGCGGCTGGCAGCCCTTCTCAGTCCTCGCGCTCGTCCTCCATGGTGCGCAGGCGACGACGGCGCGGACGGCGCTCACGGCGCTCGCCCTCCCCCTCGCCGCGCTCGGAGCGGCCCGCCTTGCGGGAGGCCTCACCCTGCTCCTCGGCGGCCAACTGCTCCTCGGAGAGCACCGCGTGCAGGCTGAGCTTGCCGCGCTGGTCGATCTCGGCGAGCTCGACCTGGACCTTGTCGCCCACGCCCAGGACGTCCTCGACGTTCTCCACGCGCTTGCCGCCCACGAGGCGGCGGATCTGGGAGATGTGCAGCAGGCCGTCCTTGCCCGGGGACAGGGCCACGAAGGCGCCGAAGGTGGTGGTCTTGACCACGGTGCCCACGAAGCGCTCGCCGATCTCGGGCATCTGCGGGTTGGCGATGGCGTTGACGGCGTCGCGGGCGGCCTCGGCCGAGGGGCCGTCGGAGGCGCCGATGTAGACGGTGCCGTCGTCCTCCACCGTCAGGTCCGCGCCGGTGTCCTCCTGGATCTGGTTGATCATCTTGCCCTTGGGGCCGATGACCTCGCCGATCTTGTCCACGGGGATGCGCACGGTCAGCACGCGCGGGGCGGTGGGGGCCATCTCGTCGGGGGCGTCGATGGCCTGGGCCAGGACGTCGAGGATGAACAGGCGGGCGTCGCGCGCCTGGCCCAGGGCCCCGGCCAGGACCTCGGAGGGCAGGCCGTCGAGCTTGGTGTCCAGCTGGAGGGCGGTGATGAAGTCGCGGGTGCCGGCGACCTTGAAGTCCATGTCGCCGAAGGCGTCCTCACTGCCCAGGATGTCGGTGAGGGTGGCCCAGGTGGTCTCGCCGTCGATCTCGTCGTGCATGAGGCCCATGGCGATGCCCGCCACCGGGGCACGCAGCGGCACGCCGGCGTTGAGCAGGGCCAGAGTGGAGGCGCACACCGAGCCCATGGAGGTCGAGCCGTTGGAGCCCAGGGCCTCGGAGACCTGGCGGATGGCGTAGGGGAAGTCCTCACGGCTGGGCAGCACCGGCACCAGGGCCCGCTCGGCCAGGTTGCCGTGGCCGATCTCGCGGCGCTTGGGGGCGCCCACTCGCCCGGTCTCGCCGGTGGAGAAGGGCGGGAAGTTGTAGTTGTGCATGTAGCGCTTGTGCGTGATCGGCGAGAGGTCGTCGATCTGCTGCTCCATGCGCAGCATGTTGAGGGTGGTCACACCCAGGATCTGGGTCTCGCCGCGCTCGAAGATCGCCGAGCCGTGGACGCGGGGCAGCACCTCGACCTCGGCGGCCAGGGTGCGGATGTCCTTCAGGCCGCGTCCGTCCATGCGCACGCCCTCGGTCAGGGTGCGGTGGCGCACGAGCCCCTTGGTCACCGAGCGGAAGGCGGCCTTGAGAGCCTTGGCGTCCTCCTCGGCGGGGAAGGACTCGGCGAGCTCGCCGAGGACCGCCTCGCGCACGGCCTCGATGGCCAGGTCGCGCTCCTGCTTGCCCTCCGTGGCGATCGCGGCGGCCAGCCCGTGGGCGGTGGCGGCCTTGTCCACGGCGTCGTACTGCTCATCGGAGTAGTCCAGGTA belongs to Actinomyces capricornis and includes:
- a CDS encoding pyrimidine dimer DNA glycosylase/endonuclease V, giving the protein MRMWSLHPGYLDRAGLVACWRESLLAQAVLAGRTRGYRNHPQLDRFRAAGEPRAAIAAYLWGLRQEAVGRGYRFDPARIDLPQEECGAVGLTVTSGQIGLEAEHLRAKLEARAPELLPLPVSPDPHPIFTVVPGAIEPWERSTS
- the dapA gene encoding 4-hydroxy-tetrahydrodipicolinate synthase yields the protein MSAVPSRSFGSVGVAMVTPFTPDGELDIPAAQALALSLVEDGADMILLSGTTGEAPTTHLPEKQELIREVKDALAGRAMVMAGAGSNDTAHAVRNGVGSQEAGAEGLLINAPYYNRPSQEGVYRHIMAVVEATDLPVMVYDIPGRTGVRIEDGTLARMAEHERILAVKDATGDVEQGFERMEATGLEYYSGDDGLNFAWLAHGASGVVSVAAHADAHSWREMIAEVDDGDLAGARAVAQRMRPLVRALMGGGQGAVMAKEALLLQGRIPCAELRLPLVRADAEEIEALRATLEDCGLL
- a CDS encoding alpha/beta hydrolase — its product is MIAADRALPPPLDAQVAEALASAPPQTAWDPVAMREAGAHLLDQEAEPPRGVTRTVLHVPTPPGSAGSAGPDDLELRIHTPDTPAGAVVVSIHGGGFVAGRARYDDAWNARMAARTGAVVVSPDYRLAPEHPYPAPMEDCLTAWRWAAERYPEARRVIYGDSAGGCLAAGVVLRCRDAREALPDRVVLVEPVLDDRLDTVSMRGAAHTPVWDLPNATASWAAYLGGARADTYAAPGRQADLVGFPPTFLLVNQCDPLMDEALAFAQALTRSGVPTEAALLAGSCHGILGLEGPRLARRARELVLERLMAACSTGCSA
- a CDS encoding alpha/beta fold hydrolase, with protein sequence MSTPPIAWARAHQAGAPQLLACHGVTDNAASLSGVLRRWRGVYDVTCLDARGHGLSPRFTPEQLVDPMSTMVDDLIRLLESRRVHEPHAFRTLMGHSMGGAVCAAVAAARPDLVDALIVEDPAWLDAQQEEDYRRGAEAMVERMERIAADPARALAENRRSYPGWEIDEACGWLQGKIQVDRDFLRTGEVAPRGSWRGTASTLSVPTLVLTSDGRDALLGKGGLASVRALGNARLRTVLVPGASHCVRRDQAGGFYRSCEAFLREVVS
- a CDS encoding GNAT family N-acetyltransferase, which encodes MTSTPDPQERPSVFDADPIAGLDARTGGLESPSRGAHEHGEPGAGRSSAGGFVRPARNEDLPQIGKIHAVTMRASLEAAHDSAHGSPLPEGVRAMISAPVITEGWREAVTSPPTPQHRVLVATQDGQVVGLLGMAPTRAADGEEPRPGAPTGAGDDGANPGGAQEAQETAAEITALGVAPEHQLHGHGSRLLAAAVDLARQDGASALVAWSVRGDESLTRLLQAVGMAPTGAHRRLPVGQGVTEDCWAASL
- the dapB gene encoding 4-hydroxy-tetrahydrodipicolinate reductase, yielding MSIRVAVLGAAGRMGSTVCRAVEEAEGLELVARLDAGDPIDAEHLGGAQVAVDFTVPDVTEANVRAAVDAGCDVVVGTTGWDEESYGRIRTHLERPEARGRAVLIAPNFALSAVLAMSLAAKAARYFESAEIIELHHPGKVDAPSGTAVATAQRLAAARAEAGLGPVPDATRVDPDGARGAVIDGIHVHAVRLRGLTAHEEVVLGNPGEQLTIRTDSFDRASFMPGVVLAVREVGRRPGLTIGLDALLDL
- a CDS encoding M16 family metallopeptidase, which produces MTNSASDSRPGAGAPLRAPGTASSTDYAEVELPRAASGDPAAELSLIDDGALTRRSILPGGVRVITESVPGLRSTAIGLWLGVGSRDEAPGQEGSTHFLEHLLFKGTPTRSAHAIAEAFDMIGGESNAATSKEHTSYYARVLAPDAMEALDVVTDMVTSSLLDPQEVETERGVIISELADAADDPADVAQEAFARAAFGAGTPLGRPIGGTPETVAAVPRQAVWEHYRRTYASDALVVAVAGAVDHDEVCERVAADLAAGGWDVASLVAPRPRRFEVEPPAPLSVEDVTVERDAEQSHLYLTCQGIAVRDERRWAMSVLTTILGGGMSSRLFQEVREKRGLAYTTYAFDTSYAGAGAFGLYAGCAPHHVDEVAAVMIGEFEKLAEQGPTDREMARARGQIRGAMVLGGEDSLARMGRLGRAEVVTGRLRSMEENLRLLGEVTAQEVRELAAWLVAQRRARVLVGPAA
- a CDS encoding catalase, producing MSEKPINPGDDSGSTMLNGAPAASDRQSITLGPDGPLLLHDHHLVNSLAHFNRENIPDRKPHAKGAGAFGELVITHDISKYTKAALFQPGARTRALLRFSTVAGEAGSPDTWRDVRGFALKFYTTEGNWDLVGNNTPIFFLRDPMKFPHFIRSQKRLGDKGLRDQTMQWDFWTLSPETAHQVTYLMGDRGLPRTWRHMNGYGSHTYMLINEAGERFWAKFHFHTNQGVENWSGQDAEEIAGQDADFHRRDLFDAIERGDYPSWKLSIQVMPYEEAKTYRINPFDLTKTWPHADYPLIEVGTLTLNENPENFFAQIDQASFAPSNIVPGIGFSPDRMLLARVFAYADAQRARLGVNHDQIPVNQPLPEVREASNTYTFDGPMRYFHSGAQPTYAANSGGRPYADEQGRLENGWEADGEMVLAAQTLREDDDDFSQAGILVREVFTEAQRQRLVDTVAGGLAQIERPEVLERALWYWKSIDEAVGSRIEETVNRLTSEAAGSAGERTPLREGDSA
- a CDS encoding polyribonucleotide nucleotidyltransferase codes for the protein MFIDDPEVTAAEAVIDNGPFGKRVVRFETGRLAKQAAGSAMAYLDGETAVLSATTVGKHPKDQFDFFPLTVDVEERQYAAGRIPGSFFRREGRAGTAAVLACRLIDRPLRPSFVKGLRNEVQVVETVLAIHPDDDYDVLAINAASMSTQIAGLPFSGPVAGTRLALIDGQWVAFPRYSEQRRATFQMVVAGRVLEGGDVAIMMVEAGATEGAWDLIQAGAVAPTEAVVAEGLEAAKPHIKALCQAQMEVAAHASKPTADFPLYLDYSDEQYDAVDKAATAHGLAAAIATEGKQERDLAIEAVREAVLGELAESFPAEEDAKALKAAFRSVTKGLVRHRTLTEGVRMDGRGLKDIRTLAAEVEVLPRVHGSAIFERGETQILGVTTLNMLRMEQQIDDLSPITHKRYMHNYNFPPFSTGETGRVGAPKRREIGHGNLAERALVPVLPSREDFPYAIRQVSEALGSNGSTSMGSVCASTLALLNAGVPLRAPVAGIAMGLMHDEIDGETTWATLTDILGSEDAFGDMDFKVAGTRDFITALQLDTKLDGLPSEVLAGALGQARDARLFILDVLAQAIDAPDEMAPTAPRVLTVRIPVDKIGEVIGPKGKMINQIQEDTGADLTVEDDGTVYIGASDGPSAEAARDAVNAIANPQMPEIGERFVGTVVKTTTFGAFVALSPGKDGLLHISQIRRLVGGKRVENVEDVLGVGDKVQVELAEIDQRGKLSLHAVLSEEQLAAEEQGEASRKAGRSERGEGEGERRERRPRRRRLRTMEDERED